The Fulvivirga maritima genome segment CTCTTGTGATTGTTCTTGCGTTTCAGGGGCTTTCTTCTCTTCACTTAATTCTGGCTCAGTTACTGTCTCAGTGTTGGTTGTGGTCGTCTGAGTAGTAGCGTCAGTTTCGACTGGTTTAGTGGCTACCGTAGTTGGTTTTGGTGTGAAGTTAGGGAGGCCAAGATTGTTTTCTATCCTTCTCGTAGCTGCTGCTAATATTTCAGGGTCATCAGTGCCAAAGCCCATTTCTTTAATGCCTTTAGGTTTTATCTTCTTGGGAGTAGGAAGATCCATAGGAGGATAGTATGTTAAACCAGCGGCTTCTTTCCAGAACATCAACTTTCCTACCTGGTCTTTTATAGAATTTAGCTTTTGCTCTTTGAGACTTTCCAGATCCCACTCTCCGTCTTCGTCTTCTTGAGCGATCAAGTAGTCAAAGAATTTGGTAACCTCATTAGTTATTTCATTAGCGGTATAAGACCATTCAGTTTTGTGTTGGCAAACTATTTTAGATACAGCAAGTTGCGTTTCAAGCATACTATATGCGGCATCAAGCTCCAAAACATTTAAAACATCATCATTTTTCACATTCAATGTTTTCCAGAACTTCTTTATAAAATCACTAGCATGTGAATCGTTGCAGTCTCTAAGCCCTTTTACTTCATACATGTATTCATCTCCTGCTTTTATAGTTTTAAAGCCAGAATTTTTCCAATCATGGAGACTAAAGGTATCGAAATTCTTATTTTCTATCCACCCCTTTTTTGTTTCTTTTTTATTTCCGATTACATAGCTACAGGTAACTTGAATCCATGCTTTGTCTTTATTTTCTTCAACCTTCCTCGCTTGGCTAAGATCTACTATAGCTTCTTTGCATAACTCTTCATATTCGCCTATTTCATCTTCATTATCTGGTATAGCCAAATAAGCTTTAGTAATATTTTTATTTAGTGTGGTATGTTCGCCTTGTTTAGCAGGATGAATATCGTAGTATTCTTCTTGAACGATTCTTTCTTCCTCCCTGCAGTCGCTCTTTGTTAAATACTCCAGGAATGAGTCAGTGGCTTGTCCAAAAGGTATAGGCACAGTTACTTTTTTATCTCTGGTTTTTGTTTCTTCAACAGGGAAAAGATCTTTTGTTTTTACCCAGAACTTACCGGGATTATTTTTTGGTCTATATTCTACCTTTGTTATGTCACCATTCTGGCTTAACCAATAGACAAAACTGTTTACATCTGGTATTTGATTATTGAAATGAGATTTATTTATCTCATCAAAGCATTCGGGCTTAATTTGAAAGTAAGCATTCCTGGGGCCTGGAGGATCAACCTTGTTATGTAAATATGATTTGTTGAGGGAGGCTTTTACTGGTTGTTTGTCTTCTTGAATATTAACGTACTCACCCTTAATGTCTAACACTTTCACTGTCGAACCTTTGGGCAGGTCAACAAGAGTAGTAATACTTTTCTTTAGTATAGTGCCTTCAGGCAATATAGTGTAATTCTTTTTATCTTTTCCTGCTTTAAAATCATTTGATAAAAACTCTTCTACTTCTTCAGTCATGAACACATCTACCTGAGCAGCGTGGTAGTTGCTGCCAAGGTCACCTTGCAATAAGCCAGTATAACCAATAAGTTCTCCTGCCTTGATAGGAATGTCGCAGGCTACTATTTTGTCAATAGTTATTCTCTCTTCATCAATTTCTTGTGTAATGGCAAAATTACTAGAGTGAGTATAGCCTTCATATCCCTCCACTTTAGCCCAATATGTTTCTTTGCCTTCTTTTATTTTAACCTCTTTTTTTTCAAGCACATTTACTATGGTGCCTTTAGGTATTAAACCTATAACAGCTGAATCGCCGTTAGCTTCTTCTCTTAAACGGGATCCTCGTTCAATTCTTTTTTCATCAGAAAAACCAAGATAATCTATGAATTTACCTGAATCGCCTTTAGTATTGATTTTATATGAATCACCCAGATCTTTTAGCGAAGAGCCATCAAAAATGTAAATATCATCGTGGTAATCTCCATTTCGATCAGTGTAGGTTACTTTAATTCCTCTTCCATTCTTTATAAGTTTACCTTCTTCATCTAACACTTTACAAACCTCATCTCCATAAGGTATAACTAGTTTTTTAGTCTCTTTACTCCTAAAATCAGTTACACCTGCACTGTTAAGTGTTCTCGCATTTAGACCTTTAATGGTTGTTACCGGAAAATCATAATCTTCTTCTTTCGTTGCTTTCAATGTTTCGTTGCGCATAAACTTGGGTAAGTCTATACCACTTCGGATTTCTGTATTATTCTCTTTGTAATAAGCTGAAGTGGGTAGCAAATGATTATAGAGGCTGTAAAAGGTGAAGAATTTCTTCTTTACCGTGGTTTTCTCGTCATCAGCGCCTTCATTTTCGACCTCCTCTTTACTTATTTCTATATCGTGCTGAATTAATATAAAATTATTGGAGTATTTCTTTTCTCCTCCGGTCTCGCTATTAGTGTTGTCACTAGAGTCTTTTAATGTCTGATACTCCTTGTTCATCCTATAAGCTATAATGCGTCCGTCAGCAATAGCTTGCATGGCTTTGTCAGCACCTTCTATGTGTACACCACCATGCCAGGTGTTAAAATGACTTATCAGGTATTTCCCAAATTGATTTGAAAACTTCAAATCTTCACCGTTTCCATCTTTTTCGGGGTAAAAAAAATTCATATCTCTGACTGTTAAAAGCTGATGTTAAATTGACCTAATCTACCTTGTTTCTTGCTTTCATCCCTCAGCTTCTCCTGATTGGCTTGTGCTTCTTTGGTGTTGCTGAGCAGGTGGTTGGTAATCGTAATTTTAGGGAAAGGTATTTTTTCCAGCGCCATAATGGCGGTAGGGGTAGAGGCTCCTGTGCCTATAAGTACAGTAGGCTCACCTACGCTAATGGTGCCTCCGTGTGCTGTGAGGGCACCTACGGTTACTGCTGGTTTACCGTTTATGAGCACGGTAGATTCTCCCTGGGCTATAGTGTCAGGAGGACCTGAGCAAACACACATGTCACCCATAATGGCTGCGGGCTTACCGCCTATCAGTACATTGGGTGAGCCAGGTCCGCTAATGGGGCCTCCTACATGAGGCACGGTGCCGGTGCACATCGGGCACACGTGCATACTTCCTATGGTAGCTGCTTGTCCTGGCATAGTTTAGTTCAGTTTTAAGGTGGTACCTTTTATCTCTGTCATGGTTTTACCAGTCACTTTGGTCTGAGCTCCGTTAAGTTCAGCATTGGTAGAACCTTCCATAATAGCTTTTTGACCTTTGGCAGTATAATCGCCAGTGGCTTCCATCGCTAAGTTGCCATCACTCTTAGCGGTGAGGTCATCAGAAGCCTGCAAGCCGAGTTTTCCATTGGCAATCAGGCTGGTATCTCCTTCGGAAGAAAAGCTCAGTGCATCTGATGATTGTATATTCAGCTGCTCTTCCGCTTTTATATTGATATTCTTAGCAGTAAGATCCAGATTTTCAGTAGCATTTATGGTCAGGGATTTCTCCTGAGTGTTGAAAGTGATAATGCTTCCCTCATTATCATAAATACTAATAGTCTCTTCTCCTTCAGTGTCATTAAGCTCTATAGTATGGCCGCTTCGGGTACGTATAGCTTTAATGTTGTTGGCATCTGTTTTCCAGCTTTCAGGTTTTTTGGTGCCAGTATATAGGGCTCCCATTACGTAGGGACGCTCCGCGTTGCCTCCTTCAAAACCTACCAGGACTTCTTCACCTACTTCAGGTATAAAGTGGAATCCTTTTTCTCCACCAGAATGTGGCGTCACCATTCTTAACCAAGGCGTCATCTCACCCGTAGGTTTTTGCCAGGCAAACTGTACTTTTACGCGGCTCAGTCCGTCTGGATCTACATTGTCAGTAACCATGGCTACCTGGCTTTCACTACGCGGGAAGGCCATAGCATTACTTTCAGGGTAAATGTCTATTTCAGCAGATACGCCTTCAAAATAGTTAATATAGTTGCCGTTTTCAGTAGCAGTGTGCATTACCTTGGTTACTCTAAAGGAGCCTTGTGCTGCTGCTGTATTTTTTACTGCTACTACCTGTCCTAAGTATACGCCAGGGTTATCACTAGATCCTTTTACGATTACTTGCTTGAGTTCGCGGCTCTTCTTTTGCTTTTCTACCTGCAGGTCAAAACGCTGCTTTAGGGTGCTGTCTGTGTAAGAATTAAGGTATATGCTGGTCTCTTTAGCATATATTTCACCACTTTTTTGGCTGGTAAAGCCATTATATCCATTTACCCCTGTGTTGATCTCCTGAGAGGTTTTTTCATGTAGCTCATCAGTGAGATAGTCATTAGTGAAGTACTTAAAATTATTAGGAGAGGGGTTAAGCTCTAATGAGAATTTCTTCAGGTCATGCCCATAGGTAAGAGGCACTTCATCACTTTCTTTAGGAGCACCAAATACAAGGGCTTTGCCGTCATAGTAAAACCATTCACTATGCTGTGCTGCCAGTCGGCTGGCATATTCAAAAGCACTTTCGTTTTGCTGTACGCTATAATATAATGCCTCGGTGTTTTGAGGGTTGAAAGCAGTTTCTAGTCTTGAAGTGTCGTATCCTTCAAAGGTTTTGGTAAGAATGTCAGAAAGGCTCACTTCGCTGTGAGAAGCATAGTGAGGACCGTCATCAGCTATGATACTGGCGCTGTGAGCGGTAATTTCTACGGTGTCTTCATCACCGCTATCATAGGCTTTGGTGTTGTTTACTTTTACCACTATCCCTTTAAACTCCAGCACACCGTACTCGCTGTAGCCTTCATCGGAGCTTACACTCATGGTAATAATTTCACCTAAAAAATTTTTACTTTCAGAGGCTAACTCATCGCCTACTTTTTCCAATACGTCCATTCGGCATACCAGTGTAAGCATGTGGTGTGCATCCAGATCTTGCTGTAATGCTAATCTCTTGTAAGTGGGGATCTGGTTTCCTCCAATATATATTTCTATGTTGGTTTGTAGGGCCATAATATTTTTGATTTTATAGCAAATCGCTAAAAGAATAATTATTTAGTGAACCTGCCATTAGCGTATTTTAAAATAGTGGTGTCACCGGTAGGCTTTAAAAAGCCGGTTTCCTCTTCTTTTTTGTACTCCGGAAAAGAGATGGTCTTAGAAGTGGCGTTGTATATAGGGTAGCTCTCGGATGATCTGGGTTTAGTGTATGTCAGCTTATCTTCACCATCAAAACAAGCTTCGCAGTTGTAGAGATGTTGGTTTTTCCATGATAGCTTCTGTAAGGTATAATAATCTGTGCCTCCGCCATTAGTGCCATAAGCCAGCGACAAATAGCTATTATCTGGTAGCTGATATGCTTTCAGGTACATAGAGCCAGAGGTATTATCATTATTCTTAATACTGCCTGTTATAGCCTCGCTTTCCTTTACCCACACGAACATGTTGTTATAGGTGTGGTTAGAGCCTGCGTTAAGTAAATCCCATGAAAAGATCTTTAGCTTCTGATCATCAGAAGTGAAGATATGTATATTAGGGTTACTGTTTAGGGCTTTAAAATCGAGCTGAGCATATTTAGGCTGACTTAAATATGTTTTTAATTCATTTTCAAACCTTTGGATTATGCTATCTCTGCCTTCTGATTGGTCAGTAGCATAATTATGCCTTTGTTCATAATATCTGTTATAGATGTTCAGTAAGAGGCTATCAGGATTTTCAGTTGTTAAATTCTGATCCGCTTTCTGAGGCATGCAGCTGATGTGTAACATAGCCAATGCTATAACGATTATGAAAGATGCAGGCTTCATTGAGAAAAAATGTTTTTAGTTAACATGTATCTCCAGGTAGCTACTCTTTCCAGAGCCAGTGTATGTACCATACCTCGTTCAGCCTTATTGGTATTATAATCCAGGCCTCGGTTAGCTTGCAGCCATCTGGCAGCGTTGCCTTCACCTTGATAGTATACATACGTCCAGTAAGCGAGCTGATCATCAGTGGGTTTGCCGTATCCCAGTGCTTTGGCTTTAGCCAAAAAGCGATCTTTACGGTGAGCTAAAGTAGCTCCAAATGCCCATAATGCACTTTCCAGATCTTTGAATATGGCCGATTGTGTTTGCTGACCAAGTTCATTGATTCTGGTATCCTGAATAAATTCAGCATCATTGAGTAAATCAGCCTTGCTGTTACCCTCGTTGTAGCTGTCTGGCAGGTATTTTTTATACCTAACGAACTCTGAGCCGAAATCATCAGTGCCCAACACATTAAATCCACTTACTTGCTGATCAGTGATCACCATGTGCGGAGGGTTGGGGTCATAGCTGTTATCTACGTATACGTTGAGTCCTTCTCCTACAGCAATAGTGTTAAAGAAGGATGGCTTTAAGCCTAAAGCGGCAGCTATGCTTTCTATTAGATCCAGCACGGGTTTTTCGTTAGGATCATCTACATAGCCAGACCAACCGTATACGTTGTTTACTCCATATTGCGTTTTAAGCTCCTGCTTTATTTGAGAAGCCGTTTTTTGTTGTTCTGCCATAAGTCATACTAATTAAGCTTTGGCAGGCCAGTTTTTGGAAAAAGTGGTGCCCTGCATAGTAAGCTCTTTGGCTGAAACTACCAGGTGTATGCGCAGAGGTTGTGTGTCTACAGAGTTAAATCGCTCTCTGTATTCTACACAGTAAGCTTCTTTGAAGGCAAGCTTCTTCAGGCTAGAGACATTATCTCTTCTGAAAAAAGTTATTTCGCCAGACTTGGTGGCGGTGCCGGATGAGATCCATTCGAAAAAATCGATTTTCACATTAGATTCGATGACCAGTTGTATCAGTCCTCCCCTAGGTTTGGCACTGGGTCTTCCGGTTTCATCTATGCTTTGCTTTAAACTGAAGTCGCATTCTAAAATATTGAATTCCTCATCATCTAAAGTCAACTTTGCTAAGAAAGACATGATAGTAAATAAGTTTAAATAAAAAATGGCCAAGTAAAATTTGGCTTTAATAAAGGCCAGTTTAGACAACAAAGGGTTGTACCAAAAGCCACTTTTAAACCAGATTGAGGTTCATGAAATCTCATTTTTAAAAGAGATCACATTTCGGGTGCCTCAATATGGCATTCACTTATGAAGTAACTTCTTTTGATACAACCCCTTAATTATGCTTTAATTAAGGTGAAAAAAATTACACCCACTCATTTACATGCTCGCCATTACCTACTTTGATTACTCTAGCAGAAAGAGTAATAGTTTCAGTCATAGGGTTATCGCCAGACGAGTTGAAGTTTTCTTTATATTTAACCGCGTATGCGTTTTCGAAATCTAACTGCTTAGAGGTAGCATCAGTGTCTCTCTTAAGGAAGACAACAGAACCATCTCTCATCTCAAAGTTATTGAACATCCAGTCAGAAAGGCTAGTGTCTGCAGTAGACTCCACCTCGATAGTGATCATACCTCCTCTTGTAACAGAAGAAGGACGGCCAGTGGCGTCAGTTTCTTGGTTTAAGCCATAGTTACAGCTTAATACATTGTACTCATTTCCACCAACTTTCAATTTTGCTTTAAAAGACATAGTAATAAAATTTAAAATTTATAATAATAATAAAATAGTTATAATAATGATTGTGACTTGCACGGTTCGAAGCTAATAAAAAAAATAATTTTCTTAAAATTTGTGTTTTAGAGAAAGGTAACCAGAGAGGTGTGATATATTTTTTAACTCGCTGGTATTTAGATTAATAAATTTTATTTGGTGCAAATAAAAAAAATTAATTTATGTGAATTTTTTTAAAAAATAAGAATAATCCAAGTTTTGGTAATTTAAGCTGAAAAAGTAGTCTCAGGGGGATTAGATTCAATTTTCTCTGATTTATAGGCTATTTATGGTTTTAATGCAGGCAGGGAGTTGTTGACTAGTAAGGGAGGTTTTGAAATATGATCAGAACGCAGCCTGCGCTCCAAGCCAAAGTCATCCTGAGACCTAACATTTGTTTCAACCGCACAAAAAGAAATGACGTTAAGAATAGAAGTGGCCTGTACAATATAGCCGAACCTGGCATAGTGCAATTTGCCTGTCCCTGAGCATGGTTGGATAGAAAGGAGTCACAAAGTATGGTACTTCCTTGTTTTTATAGGAATGTCCGATTGGTAGTCTGTCGTGTACAATATTTCATCCTACAGGTCTTTGTTTAACTTTTAGAATATTAGTCATGAAAAAGATGAGAGCAAATGCTGCAGGCATAGATATAGGAGCCAAGCACATTTTCGTATCCGTGGAAAACAAGGATGTTCGTGTTTTTGAGACTTTCACTGAAAGTTTTAAAGAGGCATCGTGTTATTTATTATCAGAGGGGATCGAGACAGTGGCCATGGAAGCCACCGGCGTTTACTGGATCATCCTTTATGAGATCCTAGAATCAGCAGGTTTAGATGTCTGGTTAGTAGATGGGCGCCAGACAAGACAAGTACCAGGTCGAAAGACTGATGTAAAGGACTGTCAATGGATTCAGCAACTTCATAGTCATG includes the following:
- the tssD gene encoding type VI secretion system tube protein TssD, translating into MSFKAKLKVGGNEYNVLSCNYGLNQETDATGRPSSVTRGGMITIEVESTADTSLSDWMFNNFEMRDGSVVFLKRDTDATSKQLDFENAYAVKYKENFNSSGDNPMTETITLSARVIKVGNGEHVNEWV
- a CDS encoding type VI secretion system Vgr family protein, which gives rise to MALQTNIEIYIGGNQIPTYKRLALQQDLDAHHMLTLVCRMDVLEKVGDELASESKNFLGEIITMSVSSDEGYSEYGVLEFKGIVVKVNNTKAYDSGDEDTVEITAHSASIIADDGPHYASHSEVSLSDILTKTFEGYDTSRLETAFNPQNTEALYYSVQQNESAFEYASRLAAQHSEWFYYDGKALVFGAPKESDEVPLTYGHDLKKFSLELNPSPNNFKYFTNDYLTDELHEKTSQEINTGVNGYNGFTSQKSGEIYAKETSIYLNSYTDSTLKQRFDLQVEKQKKSRELKQVIVKGSSDNPGVYLGQVVAVKNTAAAQGSFRVTKVMHTATENGNYINYFEGVSAEIDIYPESNAMAFPRSESQVAMVTDNVDPDGLSRVKVQFAWQKPTGEMTPWLRMVTPHSGGEKGFHFIPEVGEEVLVGFEGGNAERPYVMGALYTGTKKPESWKTDANNIKAIRTRSGHTIELNDTEGEETISIYDNEGSIITFNTQEKSLTINATENLDLTAKNINIKAEEQLNIQSSDALSFSSEGDTSLIANGKLGLQASDDLTAKSDGNLAMEATGDYTAKGQKAIMEGSTNAELNGAQTKVTGKTMTEIKGTTLKLN
- the tssD gene encoding type VI secretion system tube protein TssD, whose protein sequence is MSFLAKLTLDDEEFNILECDFSLKQSIDETGRPSAKPRGGLIQLVIESNVKIDFFEWISSGTATKSGEITFFRRDNVSSLKKLAFKEAYCVEYRERFNSVDTQPLRIHLVVSAKELTMQGTTFSKNWPAKA
- a CDS encoding PAAR domain-containing protein, translated to MPGQAATIGSMHVCPMCTGTVPHVGGPISGPGSPNVLIGGKPAAIMGDMCVCSGPPDTIAQGESTVLINGKPAVTVGALTAHGGTISVGEPTVLIGTGASTPTAIMALEKIPFPKITITNHLLSNTKEAQANQEKLRDESKKQGRLGQFNISF
- a CDS encoding SH3 domain-containing protein yields the protein MNFFYPEKDGNGEDLKFSNQFGKYLISHFNTWHGGVHIEGADKAMQAIADGRIIAYRMNKEYQTLKDSSDNTNSETGGEKKYSNNFILIQHDIEISKEEVENEGADDEKTTVKKKFFTFYSLYNHLLPTSAYYKENNTEIRSGIDLPKFMRNETLKATKEEDYDFPVTTIKGLNARTLNSAGVTDFRSKETKKLVIPYGDEVCKVLDEEGKLIKNGRGIKVTYTDRNGDYHDDIYIFDGSSLKDLGDSYKINTKGDSGKFIDYLGFSDEKRIERGSRLREEANGDSAVIGLIPKGTIVNVLEKKEVKIKEGKETYWAKVEGYEGYTHSSNFAITQEIDEERITIDKIVACDIPIKAGELIGYTGLLQGDLGSNYHAAQVDVFMTEEVEEFLSNDFKAGKDKKNYTILPEGTILKKSITTLVDLPKGSTVKVLDIKGEYVNIQEDKQPVKASLNKSYLHNKVDPPGPRNAYFQIKPECFDEINKSHFNNQIPDVNSFVYWLSQNGDITKVEYRPKNNPGKFWVKTKDLFPVEETKTRDKKVTVPIPFGQATDSFLEYLTKSDCREEERIVQEEYYDIHPAKQGEHTTLNKNITKAYLAIPDNEDEIGEYEELCKEAIVDLSQARKVEENKDKAWIQVTCSYVIGNKKETKKGWIENKNFDTFSLHDWKNSGFKTIKAGDEYMYEVKGLRDCNDSHASDFIKKFWKTLNVKNDDVLNVLELDAAYSMLETQLAVSKIVCQHKTEWSYTANEITNEVTKFFDYLIAQEDEDGEWDLESLKEQKLNSIKDQVGKLMFWKEAAGLTYYPPMDLPTPKKIKPKGIKEMGFGTDDPEILAAATRRIENNLGLPNFTPKPTTVATKPVETDATTQTTTTNTETVTEPELSEEKKAPETQEQSQEEKQQEVKPPERTFPSTDQVWHFHPIAFVEHMKKIYGAVSEECPQLVWGNKVSCEFRKRVIQISKRLECDPNHLMTAMALETNKSFRADERRAGSQYVGLIQIGNIAAEEINRRKGTKITPNHLEYMSPEQQLKYVEYYLEPKKGKLKTLADFYLAILWPNAVGHGHEPDYVVFDDNATGDKKKSYWDNKLFLKEKGEITKDPTGKKIYGKKGGKTYVWEIKEEIEALYEEGINHKNRCATNNSCTLLNLELKCPDCNQSHYDVRDLIHFQSQSKGSSNCGTVSRHIIEEINGISCEGISEKGVAYYQLALENKAADTLDFDIKKSKEAIEYLNLALSNNIPIRVGVHHTFKSREHGIINEDTTDHYVVIVGKNCIEGETYYQYWDVGTFRGAQEKYKFKLVEGYKLINDDANAGGGKDGRKYTVTQIARATKTNRVTKIALT